The following coding sequences are from one Rutidosis leptorrhynchoides isolate AG116_Rl617_1_P2 chromosome 11, CSIRO_AGI_Rlap_v1, whole genome shotgun sequence window:
- the LOC139875310 gene encoding putative F-box protein At1g47790: MSDVVPFDIQTEIIKKLPIKSLIRFRSLSKPWKSLIDSSKFIHDNSLRENQTHHLVLRYKFDKVLKYLSLIDDDSFPEHRFWPTVPVTLNGPQYTSKLGSSRGIICFAVFIQDIDKSYDKVVLWNPTIRKSVDVVLGNHPDIVIGFGVCPNTSDPKLVKINCVSWEVEVFTLSSRVWRSISITMPSKPVELSWDQVCINGVIYLLSNDKIDAGRHKRIITFDLKSEELGEVFLSDNLAYSTGNMIVSKLMDSLVVIESFINNEGQKPICSVWKMNHGVLKSFTKLYTVNGIDSAMWNGVLEFRKNGEPIFEEVDDSTGELTLLDVYDPCSGHVKILKFDEVHGCLTRCSVSSYTETLALLNQLDPIIY, encoded by the coding sequence ATGTCTGATGTCGTACCATTCGACATTCAAACTGAAATCATCAAAAAGCTTCCGATCAAATCACTGATTAGATTCAGATCCCTTTCAAAACCATGGAAATCACTGATAGACAGCTCCAAGTTTATCCATGACAACAGTCTGCGAGAAAATCAAACACATCATCTAGTCTTAAGGTATAAATTTGATAAAGTGCTAAAATATCTTTCACTTATTGATGATGATAGTTTTCCAGAACACAGGTTTTGGCCTACTGTTCCAGTCACTCTTAATGGACCTCAATACACGTCTAAACTTGGTTCCTCTCGCGGAATAATATGTTTCGCGGTATTCATTCAAGATATAGACAAAAGCTATGATAAGGTTGTGTTATGGAATCCTACGATTAGGAAATCAGTTGATGTGGTATTAGGAAATCACCCAGATATTGTTATTGGTTTTGGAGTTTGTCCTAACACTAGTGATCCTAAGCTTGTTAAGATAAATTGTGTTTCTTGGGAAGTTGAGGTGTTTACGTTAAGTTCGAGGGTTTGGAGAAGTATATCTATCACTATGCCTTCTAAACCAGTTGAATTGTCATGGGATCAGGTTTGTATAAATGGGGTTATTTATTTGCTTTCTAATGATAAAATTGATGCGGGTCGTCATAAACGGATTATTACGTTTGATTTGAAAAGTGAAGAACTTGGTGAAGTGTTTCTTTCGGATAATTTAGCATATTCCACCGGAAATATGATTGTCTCGAAACTGATGGATTCTCTTGTTGTGATTGAAAGTTTTATTAATAATGAGGGTCAAAAACCAATTTGTTCAGTGTGGAAGATGAATCACGGTGTTCTGAAATCATTTACAAAGCTTTACACTGTTAATGGAATCGATAGTGCGATGTGGAATGGAGTACTTGAGTTTAGGAAGAATGGTGAACCTATTTTTGAAGAGGTAGATGATTCAACTGGAGAATTGACCCTACTTGATGTTTATGACCCGTGCTCAGGACATGTCAAAATTCTTAAGTTTGATGAAGTCCATGGTTGTTTGACTAGATGCAGCGTGAGCTCCTACACTGAGACACTAGCTCTGCTTAATCAGTTGGATCCTATtatttattga
- the LOC139877583 gene encoding non-specific lipid-transfer protein-like: MKGSYQLATLLVTATVSLLVVFAPSSDAAIACGTVIQDVAPCVGYLRGGGGMPPPGCCSGAKALAAAASTTADRQAACQCLKSASQRLNPNPSLTQSLPRKCGINLGFTISSSVDCTKIT; encoded by the exons ATGAAGGGCTCTTACCAACTAGCCACATTGTTAGTAACCGCGACAGTTTCGCTACTTGTCGTGTTTGCACCTTCCTCAGATGCCGCAATAGCTTGTGGGACCGTCATTCAAGACGTAGCACCTTGTGTTGGTTACCTTAGAGGTGGGGGTGGTATGCCCCCACCTGGTTGTTGTTCAGGTGCTAAGGCACTTGCTGCAGCCGCTAGTACAACGGCTGATCGACAGGCTGCATGCCAGTGCCTTAAGTCGGCTTCTCAAAGGCTAAACCCAAACCCGAGCCTAACTCAATCACTTCCTAGAAAGTGTGGGATCAATTTGGGTTTCACTATCTCATCTAGTGTTGATTGCACCAA AATTACTTGA